The genomic DNA ATGTAATGtgctttgcatggattctattgatcttggatgatagttcacttaaataatgttagctgcatgcagtgctaattatttaataaactatgctaagctaggtatcactgctcctagtagattccatgtactgttattctctaataaacacctctttttgtttccttcatttggtttgtttttgccttttATGCACTATAGATTGgttaattacattctccttttggaattctggaatttgataagttttgttaaattttctcttacaggtcgggcaattcgtgaggcttgagtttattttatgcaagaagtgagctttgttcggatgtagcttgccttgctaatttgtaaattaaaagtcatatggagaacagcaaatggaaaacatgtgatttaatgtatatggagagtaatgaaaaacatgtgtattttgatgagtaacaactcattttatatatttttgtatatgtggctacaagatgaattatatatggatgtttattttggatttaatgtagtaaatatttagttttgtattggtggtttgcttagtaaaataagattggttgtttggtattaatgaacattaaagataacagttaaaaatgttgtaaaaactaggtaaaccacaacgaaattattttgtaaaaagtgataaaagacaacggttttatccgttgtaaaatatattaaaactattgTAAAAAAAGTAAAACGTGTCAAATaatatctaccacaacagtttatatctgttgtaaaaaatgtctacaacaacggtttatttctgttgttgaatttatctacaacaacggttttaaaacgttgtcgtatccttcgtagccaaattttaggcatataaacaacaatggataaaaaccgttgtcaaatgtctacaaagacaacggattcaaaaccgttgtcatagggcaatacattctacaataccctcagttacaacggttttttaaccctgcgacaacggataatatccgttgtcgtttgcagtttttgttgtagtgattttTCAGCACTATGGATCCTCAAAGTGGTGATAGAATCTTCACTCAACTTTTACAAGATAGAGATCCAAACCTTCTGAATAATTTCGTGACGGCTATTCCGACTCCTCAAACTACCATCGAAGGCACAAGTAAAAAAACTCAGCGGGGTGTGAATTTCACTCATGAAGAAGACAAAATATTAGTTAGTGGTTGGCTTAGTACGAGCTTAGATGCAATTGTTGGGAATGATAAAAAATTCATTACATTTTGGAGTAGGGTACATCAATACTACCATGAATGCAAGAAGCCTAATTTTCAAGAACGAGCCGTTCACTCACTAACAAATCGTTGGAGCACTATTCAACGTTCAGTCAATAAGTTTTGTGCTTGCTTAGCTCAAGTTGAAAACTTGCATCAGAGTGGTCATAGTGAGAATGATAAGGTACACATTTTTTTGTTCAGGTTATTTTGTTTGATATGCAAACACTTTTTAGATTTCTTTTGTTCAAGTTATTTTCTTTGATATGCAAACACTTTTGGTCATGATAAATTTGTACTCTTTACAGATTAAGCTGGCCAAATCTAGCTACAAAGAGAATGAAAACAATGAATTCACATTTGAGCATTGTTGGGAAATATTAAGATATCAACCAAGATGGATATTGCAGAAAGAAGAAgtcaagggaaaaaaaaagaaaagtcacTTCTGCTTCTCCTCCTACCTCACACACTATAAATTTGGGAGATGAAGACTTATCTTCAATGTCCTCTCATTGGGAGAGACCACAAGGCAGGAAGGCTCAAAAAGatcaagagaagaaaaaaaatcacaaaGAAGAAAAATCGAAACAACTTGAAGCAGTGGTTGAGCGAATAACTAATGACAAGAAGCAACTCCATGATGAAAAGATGGCCAAAATAGATATGTTGGTAGAAATTGAAAAGGAGAAGATTAAGCTGAAAAcagaaattgaaaaagaaaaggtgAAGCAGAAAGACCGTTTGATCACGATGACtgaggaagaaaaaaatgaaaagattaTGTTGATGGATATTAGTGGGTTGGATGAAGTGCAACGAGAGTACATTATGAAACGACGATTACAAATTCTTCAAAATATGAACAATTGATATATTAGATTTTAGACTTTTGGTATTGTGTTGTAATATGCTACTATATTCTGTTTTTTGGAACAACTATTGAAATTTTATTATGGTTTGTAAATATGCTACTTCatcatacaatattacatcaaaaccaacttaAATTCAAGTGCAATAACATTGTAAATAAAATGTAACATAAAAAACACATATTTTGGTTGATATTGGTTCACTCTTCACCTCGTAGCATCCATTGATGTTCAATAAGGTCAAATTGTAGTTGTGAATGAGTTTCTTTGTTTCTAATGCCGCGATGACGTTGAAGAAAATCCACAAATTGAGAAGTGGGATAATGGGAAATTGGTTCTAGGTTTGTATCATCTTCTTGGTCATAATCAAAGTCATGTGCTCTAAGGTAAGAATCTCTTTCATCCTCAACGATCATGTTGTGTAATATTATGCACGCCATCATAATATCCTTCAGTACAGATTGACAAAAATATCGTGCTGGTCCACGAACAATTGCAAAGCGTGCCTGTAGAACTCCAAATGCTCGCTCGACATCCTTCCTTGTAGATTCTTGAGCTGATGCAAACAATTGCCTTTTACGACCTTGTGGTGTTGGAATGGTTTTGACAAATGTAGACCATGAAGGATAGATTCCATCTGCAAGATAGTATCCCATAGTATAATCGTGGCCATTGATTGAGTAGTTAACTTTAGGAGCACGACCTTCAGCAAGTTCTGTAAATATATTAGATCTTTCCAGCACATTGATATCATTATGTGACCCAGGTAAACCAAAAAATGCATGCCATATCCAAAGATCATAAGATGCCACTGCTTCCAAAATAATTGTTGGCGCATGTGCATGACCAGTATACATACCTCTCCATGCAGTCGGACAATTCTTCCATTTCCAGTGCATACAGTCAATGCTCCCCAACATACCTGGAAATCCCCGTTTCTCACCGACTGCTAGCAATCTAGCAATGTCATTGCTATTTGGAGACCGCAAGTACTCATCTCCAAGATTGAGATTACCGCTTTGACAAAAAGTTTCATGCTCTTTATGGTTGTGGTTTCTCCAATTCTTACATACTCATCCATGAGATCAGCTCCAACTCCATAAGCAAGGATCCTCAAGGCGGCAGTCACCTTTTGTAAAGAAGAAAGCCCAAGAGTTCCAGCAGCATTTCTTCTTTGAACGAAGTATGGTTCATGATTCTCCACATTATTAAGAATTCGAAGAAAGAGGTCACGATTCATTCGAAACCTCCTCCTGAATATATTAGGAGGATATACCGATGGATCAGCAAAGTAATCATTGAAGAGACGTATGTGACCCTCCAAAGGATTTCTCCTAATAAACACACGTCGTTGCTTGCCGGGAATGATATGTGATCGCGAACCTTCTTCATCATCCAATGAATCTTCAATTAAAAAGGCAGTTACAATTGTTTCCAACTCATCATCAGAAGAAAGTAGACAATCGTAATT from Zingiber officinale cultivar Zhangliang chromosome 4A, Zo_v1.1, whole genome shotgun sequence includes the following:
- the LOC121969081 gene encoding uncharacterized protein LOC121969081, which encodes MSRFISNYDCLLSSDDELETIVTAFLIEDSLDDEEGSRSHIIPGKQRRVFIRRNPLEGHIRLFNDYFADPSVYPPNIFRRRFRMNRDLFLRILNNVENHEPYFVQRRNAAGTLGLSSLQKVTAALRILAYGVGADLMDDGNLNLGDEYLRSPNSNDIARLLAVGEKRGFPGMLGSIDCMHWKWKNCPTAWRGMYTGHAHAPTIILEAVASYDLWIWHAFFGLPGSHNDINVLERSNIFTELAEGRAPKVNYSINGHDYTMGYYLADGIYPSWSTFVKTIPTPQGRKRQLFASAQESTRKDVERAFGVLQARFAIVRGPARYFCQSVLKDIMMACIILHNMIVEDERDSYLRAHDFDYDQEDDTNLEPISHYPTSQFVDFLQRHRGIRNKETHSQLQFDLIEHQWMLRGEE